In Columba livia isolate bColLiv1 breed racing homer chromosome 6, bColLiv1.pat.W.v2, whole genome shotgun sequence, a single genomic region encodes these proteins:
- the UBE2D1 gene encoding ubiquitin-conjugating enzyme E2 D1 isoform X11 — protein sequence MGPPDSAYQGGVFFLTVHFPTDYPFKPPKIAFTTKIYHPNINSNGSICLDILRSQWSPALTVSKVLLSICSLLCDPNPDDPLVPDIAQIYKSDKEKYNRHAREWTQKYAM from the exons ATGGGACCT cctGATAGTGCATATCAAGGAGGAGTATTTTTCCTCACGGTACACTTTCCAACAGATTATCCTTTCAAACCACCAAAG aTTGCTTTTACAACAAAAATATACCACCCAAACATAAACAGTAATGGCAGTATTTGCCTCGATATCCTGAGATCACAATGGTCACCAGCTTTGACTGTGTCTAAAG ttttattgTCCATATGCTCCTTACTTTGTGATCCCAATCCAGATGATCCTTTAGTACCGGACATTGCACAGATCTACAAGTCAGACAAGGAAAA ATACAACAGACATGCGAGAGAATGGACTCAGAAATATGCAATGTAA
- the UBE2D1 gene encoding ubiquitin-conjugating enzyme E2 D1 isoform X8: MALKRIQKELSDLQRDPPAHCSAGPVGDDLFHWQATIMGPPDSAYQGGVFFLTVHFPTDYPFKPPKIAFTTKIYHPNINSNGSICLDILRSQWSPALTVSKVLLSICSLLCDPNPDDPLVPDIAQIYKSDKEKF; the protein is encoded by the exons ATGGCTCTGAAGCGGATACAGAAA GAGCTGAGTGACCTGCAGCGAGACCCGCCAGCCCACTGCTCTGCTGGGCCTGTTGGAGATGACT TGTTTCACTGGCAAGCAACAATTATGGGACCT cctGATAGTGCATATCAAGGAGGAGTATTTTTCCTCACGGTACACTTTCCAACAGATTATCCTTTCAAACCACCAAAG aTTGCTTTTACAACAAAAATATACCACCCAAACATAAACAGTAATGGCAGTATTTGCCTCGATATCCTGAGATCACAATGGTCACCAGCTTTGACTGTGTCTAAAG ttttattgTCCATATGCTCCTTACTTTGTGATCCCAATCCAGATGATCCTTTAGTACCGGACATTGCACAGATCTACAAGTCAGACAAGGAAAA GTTCTGA
- the UBE2D1 gene encoding ubiquitin-conjugating enzyme E2 D1 isoform X7: MALKRIQKELSDLQRDPPAHCSAGPVGDDLFHWQATIMGPPDSAYQGGVFFLTVHFPTDYPFKPPKIAFTTKIYHPNINSNGSICLDILRSQWSPALTVSKVLLSICSLLCDPNPDDPLVPDIAQIYKSDKEKYNRHAREWTQKYAM, translated from the exons ATGGCTCTGAAGCGGATACAGAAA GAGCTGAGTGACCTGCAGCGAGACCCGCCAGCCCACTGCTCTGCTGGGCCTGTTGGAGATGACT TGTTTCACTGGCAAGCAACAATTATGGGACCT cctGATAGTGCATATCAAGGAGGAGTATTTTTCCTCACGGTACACTTTCCAACAGATTATCCTTTCAAACCACCAAAG aTTGCTTTTACAACAAAAATATACCACCCAAACATAAACAGTAATGGCAGTATTTGCCTCGATATCCTGAGATCACAATGGTCACCAGCTTTGACTGTGTCTAAAG ttttattgTCCATATGCTCCTTACTTTGTGATCCCAATCCAGATGATCCTTTAGTACCGGACATTGCACAGATCTACAAGTCAGACAAGGAAAA ATACAACAGACATGCGAGAGAATGGACTCAGAAATATGCAATGTAA
- the DNAJC9 gene encoding dnaJ homolog subfamily C member 9 isoform X1 — protein MGLLEQCEAAFGSADLYRVLGVRREASAQEVRRGYHRTSLRVHPDRAEPDAKEEATRRFQILGKVYAVLSDAEQRALYDEQGTVDEESEALSAQRDWQQYWRLLFKKITVKDIEDFEKNYKDSEEELADIKAAYVDFEGDMDRILESVLCADYTDEPRIRKIIEKAIDSGEVPSYKAFVKESKQKMSARKRRAEKEAREAEKTKEELGLGGEDDLKALIQSRNKDRKKEMDDFLAQLEAKYGNDAKKGGKKTTAKKGKK, from the exons atggggctgctggagcagtgcgAGGCCGCCTTCGGCTCCGCCGACCTCTACCGCGTTCTGGGCGTCCGCCGAGAGGCCTCGGCCCAGGAGGTCCGCCGGGGCTACCACCGCACCTCGCTCCGCGTCCACCCCGACCGCGCCGAACCCGATGCCAAGGAGGAGGCGACGCGGCGGTTCCAG ATCCTGGGCAAGGTGTACGCCGTGCTGAGCGACGCGGAGCAGCGCGCCCTGTACGACGAGCAGGGCACGGTGGACGAGGAGAGTGAGGCGCTGAGCGCCCAGCGCGACTGGCAGCAGTACTGGCGGCTGCTCTTCAAGAAG ATCACTGTAAAGGATATTGAGGACTTTGAAAAGAACTATAAAGATTCAGAAGAAGAGCTAGCTGATATTAAAGCAGCGTACGTGGATTTTGAGGGCGACATGGACAGGATACTGGAGTCTGTGTTGTGTGCGGATTATACAGATGAACCAAGAATACGGAAAATCATAGAAAAAGCCATTGACTCTGGAGAAGTCCCATCCTACAAAGCTTTCGTAAAAGAGTCTAAGCAGAAAATGTCTGCAAGAAAAAGACGG GCAGAAAAAGAAGCTAGAGAGGCAGAAAAGACTAAGGAAGAACTGGGCCTTGGTGGAGAAGATGACTTGAAAGCGCTGATTCAA aGCAGAAATAAGGATCGAAAAAAGGAGATGGATGACTTTTTGGCCCAACTGGAAGCAAAGTATGGGAACGATGCtaaaaaaggagggaagaagacTACAgccaagaaaggaaagaaataa
- the UBE2D1 gene encoding ubiquitin-conjugating enzyme E2 D1 isoform X2 → MALKRIQKELSDLQRDPPAHCSAGPVGDDLFHWQATIMGPPDSAYQGGVFFLTVHFPTDYPFKPPKIAFTTKIYHPNINSNGSICLDILRSQWSPALTVSKVLLSICSLLCDPNPDDPLVPDIAQIYKSDKENWMSDTIKSGFQDLKWLKSVACTAKLVVFELRMLCLSFSPFVSQLLSTYSLNRDCSPCASRL, encoded by the exons ATGGCTCTGAAGCGGATACAGAAA GAGCTGAGTGACCTGCAGCGAGACCCGCCAGCCCACTGCTCTGCTGGGCCTGTTGGAGATGACT TGTTTCACTGGCAAGCAACAATTATGGGACCT cctGATAGTGCATATCAAGGAGGAGTATTTTTCCTCACGGTACACTTTCCAACAGATTATCCTTTCAAACCACCAAAG aTTGCTTTTACAACAAAAATATACCACCCAAACATAAACAGTAATGGCAGTATTTGCCTCGATATCCTGAGATCACAATGGTCACCAGCTTTGACTGTGTCTAAAG ttttattgTCCATATGCTCCTTACTTTGTGATCCCAATCCAGATGATCCTTTAGTACCGGACATTGCACAGATCTACAAGTCAGACAAGGAAAA ttGGATGTCTGATACAATCAAAAGTGGGTTCCAAGATTTGAAGTGGTTAAAGTCTGTAGCTTGTACTGCAAAGCTGGTAGTGTTCGAGTTGAGGAtgttgtgcctcagtttctccccATTTGTGTCTCAGCTTTTGTCCACCTACTCACTTAATAGGGATTGCAGCCCTTGTGCCTCCCGTTTGTGA
- the UBE2D1 gene encoding ubiquitin-conjugating enzyme E2 D1 isoform X5, which produces MAAGPAHLKGAPPGKGALGAGALRGKELSDLQRDPPAHCSAGPVGDDLFHWQATIMGPPDSAYQGGVFFLTVHFPTDYPFKPPKIAFTTKIYHPNINSNGSICLDILRSQWSPALTVSKVLLSICSLLCDPNPDDPLVPDIAQIYKSDKENAFPISGLEGGH; this is translated from the exons ATGGCGGCCGGGCCCGCCCACTTAAAGGGAGCGCCGCCAGGAAAAGGGGCTCTCGGGGCGGGCGCGCTGCGGGGGAAG GAGCTGAGTGACCTGCAGCGAGACCCGCCAGCCCACTGCTCTGCTGGGCCTGTTGGAGATGACT TGTTTCACTGGCAAGCAACAATTATGGGACCT cctGATAGTGCATATCAAGGAGGAGTATTTTTCCTCACGGTACACTTTCCAACAGATTATCCTTTCAAACCACCAAAG aTTGCTTTTACAACAAAAATATACCACCCAAACATAAACAGTAATGGCAGTATTTGCCTCGATATCCTGAGATCACAATGGTCACCAGCTTTGACTGTGTCTAAAG ttttattgTCCATATGCTCCTTACTTTGTGATCCCAATCCAGATGATCCTTTAGTACCGGACATTGCACAGATCTACAAGTCAGACAAGGAAAA TGCTTTCCCCATCTCTGGTTTGGAAGGAGGACATTAA
- the UBE2D1 gene encoding ubiquitin-conjugating enzyme E2 D1 isoform X9 — protein sequence MLENPTLCTCKEKPLVKPDSAYQGGVFFLTVHFPTDYPFKPPKIAFTTKIYHPNINSNGSICLDILRSQWSPALTVSKVLLSICSLLCDPNPDDPLVPDIAQIYKSDKEKYNRHAREWTQKYAM from the exons ATGTTGGAAAATCCTACTCTTTGCACCTGCAAAGAGAAACCACTTGTTAAG cctGATAGTGCATATCAAGGAGGAGTATTTTTCCTCACGGTACACTTTCCAACAGATTATCCTTTCAAACCACCAAAG aTTGCTTTTACAACAAAAATATACCACCCAAACATAAACAGTAATGGCAGTATTTGCCTCGATATCCTGAGATCACAATGGTCACCAGCTTTGACTGTGTCTAAAG ttttattgTCCATATGCTCCTTACTTTGTGATCCCAATCCAGATGATCCTTTAGTACCGGACATTGCACAGATCTACAAGTCAGACAAGGAAAA ATACAACAGACATGCGAGAGAATGGACTCAGAAATATGCAATGTAA
- the TFAM gene encoding transcription factor A, mitochondrial, with the protein MAGALALLGRAAALLGGAQRLLRGGGAGLGERCLSRGSGAEERPKRPLTAYFRFLKEQHAAFRQRNPEIGNVELVRKIAGAWKELPASQKQIYEDARKADWQKYQQQLAMYKAQLTPAQAAALKEERRRRLAKRRLFRVRRELTVLGKPKRPRSGFNIFVSENFKESVGVSPAAKMKQLFDSWQKLSTAQKQPYLQLAEDDKVRYENEIKSWEAKMIELGREDLVRSEKQKPKKPTRETAKKAETAKASSREKAAKLKLKKSEE; encoded by the exons ATGGCGGGCGCGCTGGCGCTTCTGGGCCGGGCCGCGGCCTTGCTGGGCGGCGCGCAGCGGCTCCTCAG GGGCGGCGGCGCTGGCCTGGGCGAGAGGTGCCTGTCCCGGGGGAGCGGCGCGGAGGAGCGGCCCAAGCGGCCCCTGACGGCCTATTTCCGATTCCTGAAGGAGCAGCACGCGGCTTTCCGGCAGAGGAACCCGG AAATAGGCAACGTGGAGCTGGTTAGAAAAATAGCAGGTGCTTGGAAGGAGTTACCAGCATCACAGAAGCAG ATTTATGAGGACGCTAGAAAGGCAGACTGGCAAAAataccagcagcagctggccaTGTATAAAGCACAGCTAACGCCAGCCCAGGCCGCGGCTCTGAAAGAAGAACGGAGAAGACGACTGGCAAAAAGACGATTGTTCAGGGTCAGAAGA gaattgaCTGTCCTTGGAAAACCTAAAAGACCTCGTAGCGGCTTTAACATTTTTGTGTCAGAAAACTTCAAAGAAAGTGTGGGAGTTTCACCTGCG GCGAAGATGAAGCAGTTATTTGACTCATGGCAAAAACTGTCCACTGCTCAAAAGCAG CCGTACCTGCAGCTTGCTGAAGACGATAAGGTTCGGTACGAGAATGAAATCAAGTCGTGGGAAGCAAAAATGATTGAGCTGGGACGTGAAGACCTGGTACGTTCCgaaaagcaaaagccaaaaaaGCCGACTCGGGAAACGGCCAAGAAAGCCGAAACAGCCAAAGCTTCCTCACGTGAAAAGGCGGCAAAGCTAAAGTTGAAAAAATCGGAAGAATAG
- the UBE2D1 gene encoding ubiquitin-conjugating enzyme E2 D1 isoform X3, with protein sequence MLENPTLCTCKEKPLVKPDSAYQGGVFFLTVHFPTDYPFKPPKIAFTTKIYHPNINSNGSICLDILRSQWSPALTVSKVLLSICSLLCDPNPDDPLVPDIAQIYKSDKENWMSDTIKSGFQDLKWLKSVACTAKLVVFELRMLCLSFSPFVSQLLSTYSLNRDCSPCASRL encoded by the exons ATGTTGGAAAATCCTACTCTTTGCACCTGCAAAGAGAAACCACTTGTTAAG cctGATAGTGCATATCAAGGAGGAGTATTTTTCCTCACGGTACACTTTCCAACAGATTATCCTTTCAAACCACCAAAG aTTGCTTTTACAACAAAAATATACCACCCAAACATAAACAGTAATGGCAGTATTTGCCTCGATATCCTGAGATCACAATGGTCACCAGCTTTGACTGTGTCTAAAG ttttattgTCCATATGCTCCTTACTTTGTGATCCCAATCCAGATGATCCTTTAGTACCGGACATTGCACAGATCTACAAGTCAGACAAGGAAAA ttGGATGTCTGATACAATCAAAAGTGGGTTCCAAGATTTGAAGTGGTTAAAGTCTGTAGCTTGTACTGCAAAGCTGGTAGTGTTCGAGTTGAGGAtgttgtgcctcagtttctccccATTTGTGTCTCAGCTTTTGTCCACCTACTCACTTAATAGGGATTGCAGCCCTTGTGCCTCCCGTTTGTGA
- the UBE2D1 gene encoding ubiquitin-conjugating enzyme E2 D1 isoform X10 has translation MALKRIQKPDSAYQGGVFFLTVHFPTDYPFKPPKIAFTTKIYHPNINSNGSICLDILRSQWSPALTVSKVLLSICSLLCDPNPDDPLVPDIAQIYKSDKEKYNRHAREWTQKYAM, from the exons ATGGCTCTGAAGCGGATACAGAAA cctGATAGTGCATATCAAGGAGGAGTATTTTTCCTCACGGTACACTTTCCAACAGATTATCCTTTCAAACCACCAAAG aTTGCTTTTACAACAAAAATATACCACCCAAACATAAACAGTAATGGCAGTATTTGCCTCGATATCCTGAGATCACAATGGTCACCAGCTTTGACTGTGTCTAAAG ttttattgTCCATATGCTCCTTACTTTGTGATCCCAATCCAGATGATCCTTTAGTACCGGACATTGCACAGATCTACAAGTCAGACAAGGAAAA ATACAACAGACATGCGAGAGAATGGACTCAGAAATATGCAATGTAA
- the DNAJC9 gene encoding dnaJ homolog subfamily C member 9 isoform X2 — MGLLEQCEAAFGSADLYRVLGVRREASAQEVRRGYHRTSLRVHPDRAEPDAKEEATRRFQITVKDIEDFEKNYKDSEEELADIKAAYVDFEGDMDRILESVLCADYTDEPRIRKIIEKAIDSGEVPSYKAFVKESKQKMSARKRRAEKEAREAEKTKEELGLGGEDDLKALIQSRNKDRKKEMDDFLAQLEAKYGNDAKKGGKKTTAKKGKK, encoded by the exons atggggctgctggagcagtgcgAGGCCGCCTTCGGCTCCGCCGACCTCTACCGCGTTCTGGGCGTCCGCCGAGAGGCCTCGGCCCAGGAGGTCCGCCGGGGCTACCACCGCACCTCGCTCCGCGTCCACCCCGACCGCGCCGAACCCGATGCCAAGGAGGAGGCGACGCGGCGGTTCCAG ATCACTGTAAAGGATATTGAGGACTTTGAAAAGAACTATAAAGATTCAGAAGAAGAGCTAGCTGATATTAAAGCAGCGTACGTGGATTTTGAGGGCGACATGGACAGGATACTGGAGTCTGTGTTGTGTGCGGATTATACAGATGAACCAAGAATACGGAAAATCATAGAAAAAGCCATTGACTCTGGAGAAGTCCCATCCTACAAAGCTTTCGTAAAAGAGTCTAAGCAGAAAATGTCTGCAAGAAAAAGACGG GCAGAAAAAGAAGCTAGAGAGGCAGAAAAGACTAAGGAAGAACTGGGCCTTGGTGGAGAAGATGACTTGAAAGCGCTGATTCAA aGCAGAAATAAGGATCGAAAAAAGGAGATGGATGACTTTTTGGCCCAACTGGAAGCAAAGTATGGGAACGATGCtaaaaaaggagggaagaagacTACAgccaagaaaggaaagaaataa
- the UBE2D1 gene encoding ubiquitin-conjugating enzyme E2 D1 isoform X1 has product MAAGPAHLKGAPPGKGALGAGALRGKELSDLQRDPPAHCSAGPVGDDLFHWQATIMGPPDSAYQGGVFFLTVHFPTDYPFKPPKIAFTTKIYHPNINSNGSICLDILRSQWSPALTVSKVLLSICSLLCDPNPDDPLVPDIAQIYKSDKENWMSDTIKSGFQDLKWLKSVACTAKLVVFELRMLCLSFSPFVSQLLSTYSLNRDCSPCASRL; this is encoded by the exons ATGGCGGCCGGGCCCGCCCACTTAAAGGGAGCGCCGCCAGGAAAAGGGGCTCTCGGGGCGGGCGCGCTGCGGGGGAAG GAGCTGAGTGACCTGCAGCGAGACCCGCCAGCCCACTGCTCTGCTGGGCCTGTTGGAGATGACT TGTTTCACTGGCAAGCAACAATTATGGGACCT cctGATAGTGCATATCAAGGAGGAGTATTTTTCCTCACGGTACACTTTCCAACAGATTATCCTTTCAAACCACCAAAG aTTGCTTTTACAACAAAAATATACCACCCAAACATAAACAGTAATGGCAGTATTTGCCTCGATATCCTGAGATCACAATGGTCACCAGCTTTGACTGTGTCTAAAG ttttattgTCCATATGCTCCTTACTTTGTGATCCCAATCCAGATGATCCTTTAGTACCGGACATTGCACAGATCTACAAGTCAGACAAGGAAAA ttGGATGTCTGATACAATCAAAAGTGGGTTCCAAGATTTGAAGTGGTTAAAGTCTGTAGCTTGTACTGCAAAGCTGGTAGTGTTCGAGTTGAGGAtgttgtgcctcagtttctccccATTTGTGTCTCAGCTTTTGTCCACCTACTCACTTAATAGGGATTGCAGCCCTTGTGCCTCCCGTTTGTGA
- the UBE2D1 gene encoding ubiquitin-conjugating enzyme E2 D1 isoform X4, with protein MAAGPAHLKGAPPGKGALGAGALRGKELSDLQRDPPAHCSAGPVGDDLFHWQATIMGPPDSAYQGGVFFLTVHFPTDYPFKPPKIAFTTKIYHPNINSNGSICLDILRSQWSPALTVSKVLLSICSLLCDPNPDDPLVPDIAQIYKSDKEKYNRHAREWTQKYAM; from the exons ATGGCGGCCGGGCCCGCCCACTTAAAGGGAGCGCCGCCAGGAAAAGGGGCTCTCGGGGCGGGCGCGCTGCGGGGGAAG GAGCTGAGTGACCTGCAGCGAGACCCGCCAGCCCACTGCTCTGCTGGGCCTGTTGGAGATGACT TGTTTCACTGGCAAGCAACAATTATGGGACCT cctGATAGTGCATATCAAGGAGGAGTATTTTTCCTCACGGTACACTTTCCAACAGATTATCCTTTCAAACCACCAAAG aTTGCTTTTACAACAAAAATATACCACCCAAACATAAACAGTAATGGCAGTATTTGCCTCGATATCCTGAGATCACAATGGTCACCAGCTTTGACTGTGTCTAAAG ttttattgTCCATATGCTCCTTACTTTGTGATCCCAATCCAGATGATCCTTTAGTACCGGACATTGCACAGATCTACAAGTCAGACAAGGAAAA ATACAACAGACATGCGAGAGAATGGACTCAGAAATATGCAATGTAA
- the UBE2D1 gene encoding ubiquitin-conjugating enzyme E2 D1 isoform X6 has translation MAAGPAHLKGAPPGKGALGAGALRGKELSDLQRDPPAHCSAGPVGDDLFHWQATIMGPPDSAYQGGVFFLTVHFPTDYPFKPPKIAFTTKIYHPNINSNGSICLDILRSQWSPALTVSKVLLSICSLLCDPNPDDPLVPDIAQIYKSDKEKF, from the exons ATGGCGGCCGGGCCCGCCCACTTAAAGGGAGCGCCGCCAGGAAAAGGGGCTCTCGGGGCGGGCGCGCTGCGGGGGAAG GAGCTGAGTGACCTGCAGCGAGACCCGCCAGCCCACTGCTCTGCTGGGCCTGTTGGAGATGACT TGTTTCACTGGCAAGCAACAATTATGGGACCT cctGATAGTGCATATCAAGGAGGAGTATTTTTCCTCACGGTACACTTTCCAACAGATTATCCTTTCAAACCACCAAAG aTTGCTTTTACAACAAAAATATACCACCCAAACATAAACAGTAATGGCAGTATTTGCCTCGATATCCTGAGATCACAATGGTCACCAGCTTTGACTGTGTCTAAAG ttttattgTCCATATGCTCCTTACTTTGTGATCCCAATCCAGATGATCCTTTAGTACCGGACATTGCACAGATCTACAAGTCAGACAAGGAAAA GTTCTGA